The window CTCCTCCGCTGCGTGCTGTTCCTCGGAACTCATCGAATCAAGATTGTCGGGCGCCGATTCCAGCGGCGCTGGCGGCAAGTAGGGAATCCAGAGACGCCTGCCGCTGGTCGGATAGGCAGGAAATGATTCCCCATTCTTGTTCGGTTCGATCCCCTGATCAACAATCCCGATGCAGCCGGCCGCGGACGCAATCAAGGCAACAATGGAAACCGCAATCCAGTAAAGCCGGGGGGGGGGAGCATAGCCCATTGTGAAATAGGCGTCTTTAGCAGTTCAATCGTTTTTTGGTTCTGGATGGCGGCGGATGTACGTCTTTTGCGAACGAGCCGGAAGGAGCGTCGGCCGGCGGATTGCAACTCTTCCAGATTGGAGCCGCCCGATGCAGGCAGAGGCCGGGAACATTCCTACCGTCATCGCTTTTCTCCGATTATCAAGCATCGGTCGGTCGGGGACAATGAACCTGCCCCCAATGAGTTGCCAAATGCAGGGCGGTCTCCAGAATGAAAAGGAGATCGAGAAATGGGCAGGAAACGCAAGAGCAAATTTGACGAGGATTTCAAGCGCAACGCCGTGAAGCTGGCCCTTGAGGGTAAGAAAACCCAGGCCGAGATCGCGGCTGACCTGGGCATCAGCGGCTATACTTTGAGCCGCTGGAAAGATGAGCTACTCTCCGAGGGGGCTCTGGACAATGCCGGTCTGAGTCCGGATGCCGAAGTCCGGCGGCTGCGCCAGCAGCTCGCGATCGTAAGCGAAGAGCGCGACATATTAAAAAAGGCCATCGCTGTCTTCTCGCGCCTGCGTCGGTGAAATTCGCTTTCATGTTAAAACATGCCGGCGAGTTCTCGATGGAGAAGATGGCAAGAATGCTGGGTGTCAGCCGTGAGGGATTTCGAAAGCACCTGTGCGCGAAAGGACGGGCTCCGAATCCGGAGCTGGTAGAATTGGTTCAGCAAGTCCATCGTAAAAGTCGGCGACGCTATGGAGCGCCAAAGATATGC of the Leptospirales bacterium genome contains:
- a CDS encoding transposase — protein: MGRKRKSKFDEDFKRNAVKLALEGKKTQAEIAADLGISGYTLSRWKDELLSEGALDNAGLSPDAEVRRLRQQLAIVSEERDILKKAIAVFSRLRR